One window of the Rissa tridactyla isolate bRisTri1 chromosome 9, bRisTri1.patW.cur.20221130, whole genome shotgun sequence genome contains the following:
- the CD40LG gene encoding CD40 ligand isoform X2 — MEDVLSLNEDYIFLRKVQKCQTAEGQKSTLLDCEKVLKGFQNLQCKDGGASKGQPKFEMQRGHEHPRLMHKNETAVAGEKRQPVAAHLAGQKSSKSVSVLEWKTTIYGPMNNNSISYQEGKLKVKEAGLYYIYSQVSFCTKAATSAPFTLYIYLYLPMEEDRLLLKGLNTHSTSTSFCDLQSIREGGVFKLREGDMVFVNVTDSTRVNYNHGSTYFGIFKL; from the exons ATGGAAGACGTGTTGAGCTTAAATGAAGATTACATCTTCCTGAGGAAAGTACAGAAATGTCAGACGGCAGAAGGTCAGAAGTCGACATTATTGGACTGTGAAAAGGTTTTAAAGGGCTTCCAGAACCTCCAGTGCAAG gACGGGGGAGCCAGCAAGGGGCAGCCCAAGTTTGAAATGCAGAGAG GCCATGAGCATCCCCGTCTGATGCACAAGAACGAGACGGCTGTGGCAG GGGAGAAGAGGCAGCCGGTCGCAGCCCACCTGGCAGGTCAGAAGAGCAGCAAGTCCGTCTCAG TGCTAGAGTGGAAGACGACGATATATGGCCCCATGAACAACAACTCGATATCCTACCAGGAGGGGAAACTGAAGGTGAAGGAAGCAGGGCTCTACTACATCTACTCCCAAGTCAGCTTCTGCACCAAGGCGGCCACTTCGGCACCCTTCACCCTCTATATTTATTTGTATCTCCCCATGGAAGAGGACCGGCTCTTGCTGAAGGGACTAAACACACACAGCACCTCCACATCTTTCTGCGACCTCCAGTCCATCCGGGAGGGAGGTGTCTTCAAGCTCCGGGAAGGCGACATGGTCTTTGTCAACGTGACAGACTCAACGCGAGTGAACTACAACCATGGCAGCACCTACTTTGGCATCTTCAAGCTGTAg
- the CD40LG gene encoding CD40 ligand isoform X1 codes for MNEPYSPATPRPIGSTSPGTMKMFMGFLAVFIVAQTIGTVLFCLYLHMKMDKMEDVLSLNEDYIFLRKVQKCQTAEGQKSTLLDCEKVLKGFQNLQCKDGGASKGQPKFEMQRGHEHPRLMHKNETAVAGEKRQPVAAHLAGQKSSKSVSVLEWKTTIYGPMNNNSISYQEGKLKVKEAGLYYIYSQVSFCTKAATSAPFTLYIYLYLPMEEDRLLLKGLNTHSTSTSFCDLQSIREGGVFKLREGDMVFVNVTDSTRVNYNHGSTYFGIFKL; via the exons ATGAACGAACCCTACAGCCCTGCGACGCCCCGACCCATCGGCAGCACCTCGCCCGGCACCATGAAAATGTTCATGGGCTTCCTTGCTGTATTTATTGTAGCACAGACGATTGGGACCGTACTCTTCTGTTTGTATCTTCACATGAAGATGGATAAG ATGGAAGACGTGTTGAGCTTAAATGAAGATTACATCTTCCTGAGGAAAGTACAGAAATGTCAGACGGCAGAAGGTCAGAAGTCGACATTATTGGACTGTGAAAAGGTTTTAAAGGGCTTCCAGAACCTCCAGTGCAAG gACGGGGGAGCCAGCAAGGGGCAGCCCAAGTTTGAAATGCAGAGAG GCCATGAGCATCCCCGTCTGATGCACAAGAACGAGACGGCTGTGGCAG GGGAGAAGAGGCAGCCGGTCGCAGCCCACCTGGCAGGTCAGAAGAGCAGCAAGTCCGTCTCAG TGCTAGAGTGGAAGACGACGATATATGGCCCCATGAACAACAACTCGATATCCTACCAGGAGGGGAAACTGAAGGTGAAGGAAGCAGGGCTCTACTACATCTACTCCCAAGTCAGCTTCTGCACCAAGGCGGCCACTTCGGCACCCTTCACCCTCTATATTTATTTGTATCTCCCCATGGAAGAGGACCGGCTCTTGCTGAAGGGACTAAACACACACAGCACCTCCACATCTTTCTGCGACCTCCAGTCCATCCGGGAGGGAGGTGTCTTCAAGCTCCGGGAAGGCGACATGGTCTTTGTCAACGTGACAGACTCAACGCGAGTGAACTACAACCATGGCAGCACCTACTTTGGCATCTTCAAGCTGTAg